In the genome of Mycobacterium kansasii ATCC 12478, one region contains:
- a CDS encoding thiolase family protein produces the protein MGNEVAIIGVGLHPFGRFEKTAMQMGAEAIRSALTDAGVEWKDIQFGFGGSHEVSNPDAVTRLVGLTGIPFTDVFNACATAASAVQQTADTIRLGKYDIGIAIGMDKHPRGAFTDDPAKLALPQWYAQNGQFVTTKFFGMKANKYLHDHNISRATLAKVAAKNYRNGAMNPNAFRRKAIPESEILNSAVLNYPLTQYMFCAPDEGAAAVIMCRADMAHTFTDKPVYVRACEIRTRRYGAYEVHATSAALDEDAAPTVYAARAAYEAAGIGPDDIDVAQLQDTDAGAEVIHMAETGLCADGEQEKLVADGATEIHGSIPVNTDGGLIANGEPIGASGLRQVHELVRQLRGTAGERQVPGNPRVGLAQVYGAPGTASATILST, from the coding sequence ATGGGCAACGAGGTGGCGATCATCGGCGTGGGCCTGCATCCGTTCGGCAGGTTCGAGAAGACCGCGATGCAGATGGGCGCCGAGGCCATCCGATCCGCGCTGACCGACGCCGGTGTGGAATGGAAGGACATTCAGTTCGGGTTCGGCGGCAGCCACGAGGTGTCCAACCCCGACGCGGTGACCCGGCTGGTCGGACTGACCGGCATCCCGTTCACCGATGTGTTCAACGCGTGCGCCACGGCGGCCAGCGCCGTCCAGCAGACCGCCGACACCATCCGGCTGGGCAAGTACGACATCGGCATCGCCATCGGCATGGACAAACACCCGCGTGGTGCCTTTACCGACGACCCCGCCAAACTCGCGCTGCCCCAGTGGTATGCACAGAATGGTCAGTTCGTCACCACCAAATTCTTCGGCATGAAAGCCAACAAGTACCTCCATGACCACAACATCTCCCGGGCCACGCTGGCCAAGGTCGCCGCCAAGAACTACCGCAACGGCGCCATGAATCCGAATGCGTTCCGTCGCAAGGCAATTCCTGAGAGCGAGATCCTCAACTCGGCGGTGCTCAACTATCCGCTGACCCAGTACATGTTCTGTGCGCCCGACGAGGGCGCCGCCGCGGTCATCATGTGCCGCGCCGACATGGCGCACACGTTCACCGACAAACCGGTGTATGTACGGGCATGCGAGATCCGCACCCGCCGCTACGGCGCCTACGAAGTACACGCCACATCGGCTGCGCTGGACGAGGACGCCGCACCGACGGTGTACGCGGCTCGAGCCGCCTACGAGGCCGCGGGAATCGGACCCGACGACATCGACGTCGCGCAACTGCAGGACACCGACGCCGGCGCCGAGGTGATCCACATGGCCGAGACCGGGCTGTGTGCCGACGGCGAGCAGGAGAAGCTGGTCGCCGACGGTGCCACCGAGATCCACGGCTCGATCCCGGTCAACACCGACGGCGGGTTGATCGCCAACGGTGAGCCCATCGGCGCGTCGGGGTTACGGCAGGTGCACGAGCTGGTGCGGCAGCTGCGGGGTACGGCTGGCGAACGTCAGGTGCCCGGCAACCCGCGCGTCGGCCTGGCGCAGGTATACGGCGCCCCCGGCACCGCGTCAGCCACCATCCTGTCGACCTAG
- a CDS encoding Zn-ribbon domain-containing OB-fold protein, with amino-acid sequence MQKALAPDISTWPNDNPQLIGSCCGDCGATTFPVQQWCPRCSGADMSEVSLPRRGTLVAWTTQGFPPGPPYAGPAGKDFVPFGMGLVQLGLGEEAVIRVEGRLTENDPAKLQFGQEVELTMVPLFADDDGNEVMTFAFRPVSKGQEGL; translated from the coding sequence ATGCAGAAGGCCCTGGCCCCCGACATCTCGACCTGGCCGAACGACAACCCGCAGCTGATCGGCAGTTGCTGCGGGGACTGTGGTGCCACGACTTTCCCCGTGCAGCAGTGGTGTCCGCGCTGCAGCGGCGCGGACATGAGCGAGGTGTCGTTGCCGCGCCGCGGCACCCTCGTGGCATGGACCACGCAGGGATTCCCGCCCGGCCCGCCCTATGCCGGGCCGGCCGGCAAGGATTTCGTGCCGTTCGGCATGGGCTTGGTCCAGCTCGGTCTGGGAGAGGAGGCGGTCATCCGGGTCGAGGGCCGGCTGACCGAGAACGACCCGGCCAAGCTGCAGTTCGGCCAGGAGGTCGAACTCACCATGGTGCCGCTTTTCGCCGATGACGACGGCAACGAGGTGATGACATTCGCGTTCCGGCCGGTTTCAAAGGGCCAGGAAGGACTTTGA
- a CDS encoding putative quinol monooxygenase has translation MPVTVILELKLKPEAVPAAREVMSRALQTTRAFDGNLGTDVLVDQDDEAHWLIYELWDTVEHDEAYRRFRAGEGRLTELPPLLAAPPVKTRYVTTDI, from the coding sequence ATGCCTGTCACGGTGATACTTGAACTCAAGCTCAAACCCGAAGCGGTGCCCGCGGCGCGCGAGGTCATGAGCCGGGCATTGCAAACCACCCGGGCGTTCGACGGCAACCTCGGTACCGACGTGCTGGTCGATCAAGACGACGAAGCCCACTGGCTCATCTACGAACTCTGGGACACCGTCGAGCACGACGAGGCCTACCGCAGATTTCGCGCCGGCGAAGGCCGGCTGACGGAGCTTCCGCCGCTGCTCGCCGCGCCTCCCGTCAAGACCAGGTACGTGACGACCGACATCTGA